In the genome of Francisella salimarina, one region contains:
- the argF gene encoding ornithine carbamoyltransferase: protein MKNLSFNHLLSGAEITTKDFENIIQIAQDMKINPQKYNHALKDKIIALIFDKPSLRTRFSFSAAIIEMGGNLIESVSASRKNEQPKDFIRVIQNYCSAVVIRTFADSDVEEMVSYSKVPIINALTDLYHPCQTLADLLTLKEVFGSLDSLKIAYIGDSNNILYSLLLLANTIGLEIHYACPEGHKPDQRILDQLQDLSIVKDFDDPKEAVRGCDAVYTDVWCSMGFEPTAEDSFAGFQVNKELMSYANNNAIFMHCMPMERGKEVSKDLPDDKCSVIFQQSLNRKFIQKALLYMLLGNPVTE from the coding sequence ATGAAAAACTTATCTTTTAATCATCTACTTTCAGGGGCAGAAATAACAACTAAGGATTTTGAAAATATAATTCAAATAGCCCAGGATATGAAAATTAATCCTCAAAAATATAACCATGCCTTAAAAGATAAGATTATTGCGCTGATTTTTGATAAACCATCTCTTAGAACTCGTTTTAGTTTTTCTGCTGCTATTATCGAAATGGGTGGTAATCTAATCGAGAGCGTCTCTGCCTCTAGAAAAAATGAACAACCCAAAGATTTTATTAGAGTGATACAAAACTATTGTTCTGCTGTTGTGATTAGAACTTTCGCAGATAGCGATGTTGAGGAAATGGTTTCTTACTCTAAAGTTCCAATTATAAATGCTTTGACAGATTTATATCATCCTTGTCAAACATTAGCAGACTTACTAACATTAAAAGAAGTTTTTGGTAGTTTAGACTCCCTAAAAATAGCTTATATAGGTGATTCTAACAATATTTTATACAGTTTGTTATTATTAGCTAATACTATCGGCTTAGAAATACACTACGCTTGTCCAGAAGGTCATAAACCAGATCAAAGGATTTTAGATCAACTTCAAGATCTAAGTATTGTTAAAGATTTTGATGACCCTAAAGAAGCTGTCAGAGGATGTGACGCTGTATATACTGATGTCTGGTGTAGCATGGGTTTTGAACCAACAGCAGAAGATTCTTTCGCAGGATTCCAGGTAAATAAAGAACTAATGTCATATGCAAATAATAATGCTATCTTTATGCACTGTATGCCTATGGAAAGAGGTAAAGAAGTCAGCAAAGATCTCCCAGATGATAAATGCTCAGTTATTTTCCAACAAAGCTTAAATAGAAAATTTATACAAAAAGCTCTTTTGTATATGTTATTGGGAAACCCTGTAACAGAATAA
- the argJ gene encoding bifunctional glutamate N-acetyltransferase/amino-acid acetyltransferase ArgJ, whose protein sequence is MESLFRTKLPKGFLAGGVNCGVRLYRPDLGVIISEENCKAVGVFTKNKYKAAPIKYCMNLLPAGNIKAIITNSGQANAATGEIGDKHNQQVVDSLATELNCSSEQVLIASTGVIGQQMATDKITSAIPKLVNSVSNIADKFAISILTTDLLPKSVYKKIQLSTGEITITGICKGSGMINPNMATMLGYFLTDADIDIHLAQEILRESSDNSFNMISVDGDMSTNDCVFMLANSASGIEVSSDEDIKIFKEALHEIAVILAKSIARDGEGATKLIEAKVTGLNDIALSKELAKKIISSSLVKTAVYGESPNWGRVLAKIGEVDIDEQTLESCQIFMQGQKIFTNGLPVLDDLTNLKNTMKEDTVTIDVKFSQGNQQAIAWGCDLTQQYVNINADYLS, encoded by the coding sequence ATGGAGAGCTTATTTAGAACAAAATTGCCAAAAGGATTTTTAGCAGGTGGTGTAAACTGTGGTGTTAGGCTCTATCGTCCAGATCTAGGAGTTATAATTTCAGAAGAAAACTGTAAAGCTGTAGGAGTTTTTACAAAAAATAAATACAAAGCTGCACCAATTAAATATTGTATGAATTTGTTACCAGCAGGTAATATCAAAGCGATCATAACAAATAGTGGTCAAGCTAATGCTGCTACAGGAGAAATAGGCGATAAACACAACCAGCAGGTGGTTGATAGTTTAGCGACAGAACTAAACTGTTCATCTGAGCAAGTCTTGATTGCCTCCACTGGTGTTATTGGTCAGCAAATGGCTACTGATAAAATAACATCTGCTATACCAAAACTAGTAAATAGCGTATCTAATATTGCTGATAAATTTGCGATCTCAATACTAACGACAGACCTACTACCCAAATCAGTTTACAAGAAAATACAGCTATCCACAGGGGAAATCACTATTACTGGAATTTGCAAAGGCTCTGGAATGATAAACCCAAATATGGCAACAATGCTTGGATATTTTCTAACAGATGCTGATATAGATATTCATTTAGCTCAAGAAATCCTTAGAGAGTCAAGTGATAACAGTTTCAATATGATTTCAGTAGATGGTGATATGTCTACAAATGATTGTGTATTTATGCTGGCAAATAGCGCAAGTGGTATAGAGGTTTCATCTGATGAAGATATAAAGATATTCAAAGAAGCATTACATGAAATAGCTGTGATTTTAGCTAAAAGCATAGCTCGTGATGGCGAAGGAGCAACCAAGCTTATCGAAGCAAAAGTTACTGGTCTAAATGATATAGCCCTTTCCAAAGAATTAGCAAAGAAAATAATCTCTAGCTCTTTAGTCAAAACAGCAGTATATGGGGAATCTCCAAATTGGGGAAGAGTTTTAGCAAAAATTGGCGAAGTTGATATAGATGAGCAAACTCTAGAAAGTTGTCAGATATTTATGCAAGGACAGAAGATCTTCACAAACGGTCTACCTGTTTTAGATGATTTAACAAATCTTAAAAATACCATGAAAGAAGATACTGTAACTATTGATGTCAAATTTTCTCAAGGAAACCAACAAGCAATAGCATGGGGCTGTGACCTAACTCAGCAATATGTAAATATAAATGCGGATTATTTATCATGA
- a CDS encoding aspartoacylase — MKINKLLVSGGVHGNEYTGIYIINRLKKYPLKAKTFEIIPLLSNPEAFKLSKRYKDQDLNRSFSTEDLNNLSLNTYEDQRAREINQTYGFKSDSPVDFLVDFHTTTSSLGKTIITDGRSPLVNKLCAYLVEQIDGLRVIRHQSITDVAINNIAPMSLTIEIGAVHTSVYDTKAIEITTEILNEIIKFVEMANCDDLPETKNCKAYEPVKAIAFPRDSNGNINAVIHDNINGNDFKLINEQDPVFELMDGSVQLLNELGEWYPIFVNESAYYEKDIAFYLTREIDF, encoded by the coding sequence ATGAAAATAAATAAGCTGTTAGTTAGTGGAGGTGTCCACGGAAATGAATATACCGGTATTTATATCATTAATCGCTTGAAAAAATATCCATTAAAAGCAAAAACATTTGAAATTATACCTTTATTATCAAATCCTGAGGCTTTTAAATTAAGTAAAAGATATAAGGATCAAGATTTAAATCGATCTTTCTCAACTGAGGATCTAAACAATCTTTCATTAAATACCTACGAAGATCAAAGAGCTCGAGAAATTAATCAAACTTATGGGTTTAAATCAGATTCTCCCGTTGATTTTCTAGTTGATTTTCATACAACAACTTCAAGCCTTGGTAAAACAATAATTACTGATGGTAGAAGCCCTCTAGTTAATAAATTATGTGCATACTTAGTTGAGCAAATTGATGGCCTTAGAGTTATTAGGCATCAAAGTATTACTGATGTGGCAATTAATAATATTGCACCAATGTCACTAACTATTGAAATCGGAGCTGTGCATACGAGTGTTTATGATACAAAAGCTATTGAAATAACTACTGAAATATTAAATGAAATTATTAAGTTTGTTGAGATGGCAAACTGTGATGATTTACCAGAAACCAAAAATTGTAAGGCATATGAGCCAGTTAAAGCTATTGCTTTTCCTAGAGATAGTAATGGCAATATTAACGCAGTAATTCATGATAATATTAATGGTAATGATTTTAAGCTAATTAATGAGCAAGATCCAGTTTTTGAATTAATGGATGGCAGTGTTCAACTGTTGAATGAGCTAGGAGAATGGTATCCTATTTTTGTGAATGAATCTGCGTATTATGAAAAAGATATTGCCTTTTATCTGACACGAGAAATTGATTTTTAA
- the argB gene encoding acetylglutamate kinase, which yields MKELANKRILIKLGGSVLEDEKVMKNLCIDIKNLKEAGAEIIVVHGGGKFITKCLEKHNVQTKFLDGLRVTPKEHMEIIQMALYRVNKKLSQMFSSINLDGISISGEDSNLITCSLIDKDKYGYVGLVKDVDPTVILKSLPQGLIPIVATICLTDKFESVNVNADNVASELAIICDVDELIYITDQNGVLDNNGNLIKSLSVKDISKLIESKTAIGGMSIKLDSIKNFLNCSKKTISILNGNQEKILTKKILFNAEELGTTCVFGGEI from the coding sequence ATGAAAGAATTAGCAAATAAAAGAATCTTAATAAAACTAGGTGGCTCAGTACTTGAAGATGAAAAAGTGATGAAAAACCTATGTATTGATATAAAAAACCTAAAAGAAGCTGGAGCAGAAATAATCGTTGTCCACGGTGGTGGTAAATTTATAACTAAGTGTCTAGAAAAGCACAATGTTCAAACAAAATTTCTAGATGGTTTAAGAGTTACTCCAAAAGAACATATGGAGATAATTCAAATGGCTCTATACAGAGTTAACAAAAAGCTCTCGCAAATGTTTAGTAGTATCAATTTAGATGGTATTAGCATATCTGGTGAGGATAGTAACTTAATTACTTGTAGCCTAATCGATAAAGATAAATATGGCTATGTCGGTTTAGTCAAAGATGTTGATCCTACAGTTATTCTAAAATCTCTACCTCAAGGGCTAATACCTATAGTTGCAACGATTTGTCTTACTGATAAATTTGAGTCAGTAAATGTCAATGCAGATAATGTTGCATCAGAGCTAGCTATTATTTGTGATGTCGATGAGCTTATCTATATTACTGATCAAAATGGTGTACTTGATAATAATGGTAATTTAATCAAAAGCCTTTCAGTGAAAGATATTTCAAAACTAATTGAAAGTAAAACAGCTATTGGTGGAATGAGTATCAAGCTTGACTCAATAAAAAACTTTTTAAATTGCTCAAAAAAAACCATTAGCATACTAAATGGTAATCAAGAAAAAATTTTAACAAAAAAAATATTATTTAATGCAGAAGAACTAGGAACAACTTGTGTATTTGGAGGAGAAATATGA
- the rocD gene encoding ornithine--oxo-acid transaminase has product METVVDITKQYGANIVAAMPINIVKGENAYVYDGLGKKYIDMATGISSVNFGHNNPKILSALFEQVNKISVVPRLFHNEPLANLLKKACELTSMDKAIVMNSGAEAIETAIKVARKWGYVKKQIPDGLVEIITFDNSFHGRTITAIGTSSNYAYKDKFGPMPQGFISIPYNDLDALENAITKNTAAIIIEPIQGEGGVIIPNEEYLYKCQEICKKNNVLFILDEIQTGMGRTGKNFAKEHYGLDPDGMTLGKSLGGGVLPISLFLGKEDLMEVLHPGDHGSTFGGNPLASAVAYKALNILDEEALAERAGVLGSLFVDQLKKINSKYIQEIRAKGLFIALQIYPQYFESFYQELLNLGILAVKTRNNTIRLLPPLTIDRENLTEAVSIIKNLNL; this is encoded by the coding sequence ATGGAAACAGTTGTTGATATTACAAAGCAGTATGGTGCAAATATAGTAGCAGCCATGCCTATAAATATAGTCAAAGGGGAAAATGCTTACGTATATGATGGTTTGGGTAAAAAATATATCGATATGGCAACAGGTATTTCATCTGTGAATTTTGGACATAATAACCCTAAAATTTTGTCAGCTCTGTTTGAGCAAGTGAATAAAATTTCAGTTGTGCCAAGACTTTTTCACAATGAGCCTTTGGCAAATTTATTAAAGAAAGCTTGTGAGCTAACAAGTATGGATAAGGCTATAGTTATGAATAGTGGTGCTGAAGCTATAGAGACTGCAATAAAAGTAGCTAGAAAGTGGGGATATGTAAAAAAGCAGATTCCAGATGGTTTGGTAGAAATAATAACTTTTGATAATAGCTTTCATGGTAGAACAATAACGGCAATAGGTACATCATCGAATTATGCTTATAAAGATAAGTTTGGTCCTATGCCTCAGGGTTTTATCTCAATACCTTATAATGATTTAGATGCTCTTGAAAACGCTATTACAAAAAATACAGCAGCAATAATTATTGAGCCTATCCAAGGTGAGGGTGGAGTGATTATTCCAAATGAGGAGTATTTGTATAAGTGCCAAGAAATTTGCAAAAAGAATAATGTGCTGTTTATTCTAGATGAGATACAAACAGGTATGGGACGTACTGGCAAAAATTTTGCTAAAGAGCATTATGGTTTAGATCCTGATGGGATGACATTGGGGAAATCTTTGGGAGGAGGAGTTTTACCTATTTCACTATTTCTAGGCAAAGAAGATCTTATGGAAGTGTTACACCCTGGTGATCATGGTAGTACTTTTGGAGGGAATCCATTGGCTTCTGCTGTGGCGTATAAGGCTCTTAATATTTTGGATGAAGAGGCTTTAGCTGAGAGAGCAGGAGTTTTAGGAAGCTTATTTGTAGATCAGTTAAAAAAAATAAATTCTAAATATATCCAAGAAATAAGAGCAAAAGGTTTATTTATTGCTTTGCAAATATATCCGCAATATTTTGAGAGTTTTTATCAAGAACTTTTAAATCTAGGCATACTTGCTGTAAAAACTAGAAATAATACTATTCGTTTATTGCCACCACTAACTATAGATAGAGAAAATCTTACTGAAGCTGTGAGTATAATAAAAAATCTAAATCTTTGA
- a CDS encoding restriction endonuclease subunit S, whose protein sequence is MEYKLEDICDFYNGGAWSESEYAESGIPVVKVSNIKGNDIVFDNIDYISESSLKKYQKNILKTNDVVIATVGSHPSLESSAAGRSVIIPKKIDGHLLNQNAVCLRTKDNDILDQKYLGYLAETQTFKNFIQNRGGGAANQMRIPIGAIKSYKFKIPKEQKKIAKILSSYDDLIENNLKQIKLFEEKARLIYEEWFLRFRIDGQKLEIDETTGLPFGWNKKAITVFESFKQDKSKVKEFIGEKRYLATADVDKSFIVADGEIINWYNKPSRAQIAPSRNSVWFARMSHTYKVLCFTNEDKEFRESIVLSSGFAGFKSKNELCLPFLYCTINSNIFHELKDLYATGATQVSLNNESMKFIKMIEPDIDTIESFGKLVLPMLKNISILLKQNQLLKESRDILLPRLMTGMIDVETMGVEV, encoded by the coding sequence ATGGAATATAAGCTAGAAGATATTTGTGATTTTTATAATGGGGGTGCTTGGAGTGAATCTGAGTATGCTGAATCTGGTATTCCCGTTGTCAAAGTTTCTAATATAAAAGGTAATGATATTGTTTTTGACAATATTGATTATATATCAGAATCAAGTCTCAAAAAATATCAAAAAAACATATTAAAAACGAATGATGTAGTTATAGCTACAGTAGGTTCTCATCCATCATTAGAATCATCCGCAGCAGGAAGATCTGTAATTATCCCAAAGAAAATTGATGGTCATTTATTAAACCAAAATGCTGTATGCTTAAGAACAAAAGATAATGATATTTTGGATCAAAAGTATTTGGGATATTTAGCTGAAACTCAAACATTTAAGAACTTTATTCAAAATAGAGGTGGTGGTGCAGCAAATCAAATGAGGATACCTATAGGAGCTATTAAATCTTATAAGTTTAAAATTCCAAAAGAACAAAAAAAGATAGCAAAAATTCTATCAAGCTATGATGATTTGATAGAAAACAATCTCAAGCAAATCAAACTTTTTGAAGAAAAAGCAAGGCTTATTTATGAAGAGTGGTTTTTACGCTTTAGAATAGATGGACAAAAGCTAGAGATTGATGAAACTACTGGACTTCCTTTTGGGTGGAATAAAAAAGCAATTACAGTCTTTGAATCTTTCAAACAAGATAAATCTAAAGTAAAAGAGTTCATTGGTGAAAAAAGATATTTAGCAACTGCTGATGTTGATAAATCATTTATTGTAGCAGATGGTGAAATTATAAATTGGTATAATAAGCCATCAAGAGCTCAAATTGCACCATCAAGAAATAGTGTTTGGTTTGCAAGAATGAGTCATACATACAAGGTACTATGTTTTACTAATGAAGATAAAGAATTTAGAGAAAGTATAGTTTTATCATCTGGATTTGCTGGATTCAAATCTAAAAATGAGTTATGTTTACCGTTCTTGTATTGCACTATTAATAGCAATATATTTCATGAATTAAAAGATTTATATGCAACAGGGGCTACTCAAGTATCATTGAATAATGAATCAATGAAATTTATTAAAATGATCGAACCAGATATTGATACTATTGAGAGCTTTGGTAAATTAGTATTGCCAATGCTAAAAAATATTTCCATATTATTAAAACAAAACCAACTATTAAAAGAATCAAGAGATATTTTACTTCCTCGCTTGATGACAGGTATGATAGATGTAGAGACTATGGGTGTTGAGGTGTAG
- the argC gene encoding N-acetyl-gamma-glutamyl-phosphate reductase, with product MLQCSSSIMSCEQIMISKICIAGINGYTGQLLKKLISKHPNFELAGSLGISKQENKEYTYSLDELSAENFDVDFLLLATPAEISIEILQKLYEKNIKTKVLDLSGAFRLDKDLLASWYGLSHSIEGIEQGAKYGLSPYVKFTQQDSIIANPGCYATCALLSLLPLLKHNLIKSNNIIIDAKSGVSGAGKKPRQDLMFSEMLNNFFPYKIGKHQHIPEILKALTEFDIKEDELYFNTSMLPIHSGIAMTIYADLNLETTTSEENISDLVSDAYNKEYAEYPLFKFIDIAAETDSTEVSSFLSIKSIVGTPNTHLGFSIKNNKIIIFSFIDNLLKGAVTQAIENLNSYYGLPITTGL from the coding sequence ATGTTACAGTGTTCATCAAGTATTATGAGTTGTGAGCAAATAATGATTTCAAAAATATGCATAGCTGGAATAAATGGTTACACAGGCCAGCTTCTTAAAAAATTAATAAGTAAACACCCAAATTTTGAATTAGCTGGGAGCTTAGGAATATCTAAGCAAGAAAATAAAGAATACACATATTCTTTGGATGAATTAAGTGCTGAAAACTTCGATGTGGATTTTTTATTATTAGCTACACCAGCAGAGATTTCTATAGAGATACTACAAAAGCTCTATGAGAAGAATATAAAAACAAAGGTCTTAGATTTAAGTGGCGCTTTTAGACTAGATAAAGATTTATTAGCATCTTGGTATGGATTATCTCACTCTATTGAAGGCATAGAACAAGGTGCCAAATATGGACTTTCTCCATATGTTAAATTTACTCAGCAAGATTCCATAATAGCGAACCCTGGATGCTATGCCACATGCGCATTATTATCACTACTTCCCCTACTAAAGCATAATCTAATAAAATCCAACAATATAATTATAGATGCCAAATCAGGAGTCTCTGGAGCAGGAAAAAAACCAAGACAAGATCTAATGTTCTCAGAGATGCTTAACAACTTTTTTCCATATAAGATTGGCAAACATCAACATATTCCTGAAATTCTAAAAGCTTTAACAGAGTTTGATATTAAAGAAGATGAGCTTTATTTCAACACAAGTATGTTACCGATTCATTCTGGCATTGCGATGACAATTTATGCTGATTTAAATTTAGAAACTACAACTTCAGAAGAGAATATTAGTGATTTAGTTAGCGATGCTTATAACAAAGAATATGCTGAGTACCCTTTATTTAAATTCATTGATATAGCAGCAGAGACAGATAGTACAGAAGTATCATCATTTTTATCAATTAAAAGTATCGTTGGCACACCCAACACTCATTTAGGATTTTCGATTAAAAATAATAAAATCATAATTTTTTCTTTTATCGATAACTTACTAAAAGGCGCTGTTACTCAAGCAATTGAGAATTTAAACAGCTATTACGGACTTCCTATAACCACAGGATTATAA
- a CDS encoding type I restriction endonuclease subunit R, protein MSYEYNEDNLVEQATVDVLASLGWSITTAWKSETFGDNKTLGRNDKSQVILKKFLLPKLKEFNPNLPDKVYTDAYLQIAQKIADKTLDRINKEKYSLLKDGVEVSYQNDKGELIKKKLKIFDFKEPSNNDFLAVRQFEVLGELYLRRPDVVGFVNGIPLVFFELKAHHRDLFHAYDDNLRDYKNTIPHLFNTNAFIILSNGLDKSDDSGTKVGTVTSPYKFFHEWKRIEENEQGIVSLDTTIRGTCDKSRLMDIFENFLIFNDDGGDVVKIMAKNHQFIGVNKTINNAKNFEELKGKLGVFWHTQGSGKSYSMVFLSQKIHRKFAGSYTVLIVVDRSELENQLYDTFTAIGAVKSDEKVVATSRDHLRELLKQNHKYIFTLIHKFSIDPKKESEYPLLSERKDIIVISDEAHRTQGGVFARNMRFNALPNASYLGFTGTPIIKGEEELTKNIFGEYVSVYDFKSAIDDGATLPLSYINAGKKLKLENQKIDDELVSILENENLSEDELRKLDRLYKTSYPVLTAETRLREIAKDIVWHFNERGYQGKGMLVALDKPTALRMYDYIQEYWQDYLKELETRIANAIDEQEYLQLKAKKELVTKTEVCVVVSPEQNEEEKFKKLGLEIKLHRKKMVERDLEKEFKDSDNSFRLAIVCAMWITGFDAPCISTVYLDKPIKGHTLMQTIARANRVYDDEKENGLIVDYGNVYKKLEEAYSLYGEGKKTGSSNEKPDSPTKDNQQMADELDIVITSIISNLKELGFELQQLIEANPLQKLALLTDAINAVCLNETTRAKFEVQARDMFRKYKALYPAEETKPFIKKYNAIEAIYNGLNQKVKEADVTDIIIQLQKVVDENIQLETNQTKDDVFIDLSKLDFDKLKQIYQKVSSKNKMVYDLQQAVDKKLQQMLSNNPLRLEYYERYQKIIDEYNRGKDASITKKTFDELVDFLETLNEEDSRAVKEGLDEETLAIFDLLKKDNLTKKEFDEVKRVAKETLTKLKAEKLKVVRWRESEQLKAQVKTIIHDGLLWLPQESYSDEEVNKKTIDVYQHIYSSYYGGGQSSYNSFTV, encoded by the coding sequence ATGAGCTACGAATATAACGAAGATAATCTAGTAGAACAAGCAACAGTTGATGTTTTAGCATCTTTAGGTTGGAGCATAACTACAGCTTGGAAATCTGAAACATTTGGCGATAACAAAACACTTGGTCGTAATGATAAATCACAAGTGATACTTAAGAAGTTTTTACTACCAAAACTAAAAGAGTTTAACCCAAATTTACCTGATAAAGTTTATACTGATGCTTATCTTCAAATCGCTCAAAAAATAGCCGATAAAACTCTCGATAGAATCAACAAAGAAAAATACTCATTACTAAAAGACGGCGTAGAAGTCAGCTATCAAAATGACAAAGGCGAACTTATCAAGAAAAAACTAAAAATCTTTGATTTTAAAGAGCCTTCAAATAATGACTTTTTAGCTGTTAGACAGTTTGAAGTACTAGGCGAACTATACCTAAGAAGACCAGATGTAGTAGGTTTTGTAAATGGTATTCCACTAGTGTTTTTTGAGCTAAAAGCTCATCATCGAGATTTGTTTCATGCTTATGATGATAATCTCCGCGATTATAAAAACACTATCCCACATCTGTTTAATACCAATGCTTTTATTATCCTATCAAACGGACTCGATAAAAGTGATGATAGCGGTACAAAAGTTGGTACAGTTACTAGCCCATATAAATTTTTCCACGAATGGAAAAGAATCGAAGAAAACGAACAGGGTATCGTAAGTCTTGATACTACTATCCGTGGTACTTGTGATAAATCGCGACTTATGGATATTTTTGAGAATTTCCTAATCTTTAATGACGATGGTGGCGATGTTGTCAAAATTATGGCAAAAAACCACCAGTTTATCGGTGTAAACAAAACTATCAATAATGCTAAAAACTTTGAAGAACTAAAAGGTAAACTTGGTGTATTCTGGCATACTCAAGGTAGTGGTAAAAGCTACTCTATGGTTTTCTTATCTCAAAAAATACATCGCAAATTTGCTGGTAGTTATACCGTACTTATCGTGGTTGATAGAAGCGAGTTAGAAAACCAACTTTATGATACATTTACAGCTATTGGTGCAGTTAAATCTGACGAAAAAGTCGTAGCTACTAGTAGAGACCACCTGCGAGAATTACTAAAGCAAAATCATAAATATATTTTCACACTTATTCATAAATTCTCAATCGACCCGAAAAAAGAGAGTGAATATCCATTACTGAGTGAAAGAAAAGATATCATCGTAATATCTGATGAGGCTCACCGTACCCAAGGTGGAGTTTTTGCTCGTAATATGAGATTTAATGCTCTGCCAAATGCTTCTTATCTTGGTTTCACAGGTACACCAATTATCAAGGGAGAAGAAGAGCTTACTAAAAATATCTTTGGTGAGTATGTATCTGTTTATGATTTTAAATCAGCTATTGATGATGGTGCTACTTTACCACTTAGCTATATAAATGCTGGTAAAAAACTCAAACTAGAAAATCAAAAAATAGATGATGAGCTAGTCAGCATTTTAGAAAATGAAAACCTAAGCGAAGATGAGCTTAGAAAATTAGACAGACTTTATAAAACTAGCTATCCTGTGCTTACAGCAGAAACTAGGCTTAGAGAGATTGCTAAAGATATTGTTTGGCATTTTAACGAAAGAGGATACCAAGGTAAAGGTATGCTTGTAGCTCTTGATAAACCTACAGCTCTACGCATGTATGACTATATCCAAGAGTATTGGCAAGACTATCTAAAAGAACTAGAAACTCGTATAGCAAATGCTATAGATGAGCAAGAATATCTACAGCTAAAGGCTAAAAAAGAGCTAGTCACAAAAACAGAAGTATGTGTAGTAGTCAGCCCAGAGCAAAACGAAGAAGAGAAATTTAAAAAGCTAGGTCTTGAGATAAAACTACATCGTAAAAAGATGGTGGAGCGAGATTTAGAGAAAGAGTTTAAAGACTCTGATAACTCATTCCGGCTAGCCATAGTTTGTGCCATGTGGATAACAGGTTTTGATGCTCCGTGTATCTCTACAGTGTATCTTGATAAACCAATCAAAGGACATACTCTGATGCAAACTATTGCACGAGCAAATAGAGTATACGATGATGAGAAAGAAAATGGTTTAATCGTTGATTATGGTAATGTCTATAAAAAACTAGAAGAAGCATACAGTCTATACGGTGAAGGCAAAAAAACTGGTTCATCTAATGAAAAACCTGATAGCCCAACCAAAGATAATCAACAAATGGCAGATGAGTTAGATATTGTAATCACTAGCATTATCAGCAACCTAAAAGAACTAGGTTTTGAGCTACAGCAACTTATAGAAGCTAATCCACTCCAGAAATTAGCTCTATTAACAGATGCTATAAATGCTGTATGTCTAAATGAAACAACCAGAGCCAAGTTTGAAGTACAAGCTCGCGATATGTTTAGAAAATACAAGGCTTTATATCCTGCCGAAGAAACTAAGCCATTTATCAAAAAATACAATGCTATAGAAGCTATCTATAATGGATTAAATCAAAAAGTAAAAGAAGCTGATGTTACGGATATAATCATACAGTTACAAAAAGTAGTTGACGAAAATATACAGCTAGAAACTAATCAGACAAAAGATGATGTTTTTATTGATTTAAGTAAATTAGATTTTGATAAGCTCAAACAAATTTATCAGAAAGTATCATCTAAAAATAAGATGGTCTATGACTTGCAACAGGCGGTAGATAAAAAGCTCCAGCAAATGTTATCAAATAATCCATTAAGATTAGAATATTACGAACGATACCAAAAAATCATCGATGAATACAACCGTGGTAAAGATGCTAGTATAACTAAGAAAACTTTTGATGAGCTAGTCGATTTTTTAGAAACACTAAATGAAGAAGATAGCCGAGCTGTCAAAGAAGGGTTAGATGAAGAGACATTAGCTATATTTGATTTACTCAAAAAAGATAATCTTACAAAAAAAGAGTTTGATGAGGTCAAAAGAGTTGCTAAAGAAACACTTACAAAACTAAAAGCTGAAAAGTTAAAAGTGGTGCGATGGCGAGAAAGTGAACAGCTAAAAGCTCAGGTCAAAACTATTATCCATGATGGTTTATTGTGGCTACCACAGGAGAGCTATAGTGACGAAGAGGTCAACAAAAAAACTATAGATGTTTATCAACATATCTATAGTAGCTACTATGGAGGTGGTCAAAGTAGCTATAATAGTTTTACAGTTTAG